In a single window of the Brachyspira pilosicoli genome:
- a CDS encoding ROK family protein yields MKYQLLSKEKNLKKILRECVKKERFTSIDIVESLNLTKPTVNESLDILFKNDFITKEDFTAGTVGRKAQIWKTTLYKKKSLAIDIDFNLVKIAIVDMSGNYSYYKEYNKSINNDNFFNVISFVVKDYRENFKEACDIKSLGISIPGNISFDRKNILYATNLGLKNINVNNLEEELNLEIILENEANSAVLCEFFLSKETDKDNYMLISISNFGVGGGQIVDGKLLKGAHRLAGEIGHFTIIMDGELCTCGNRGCFERYASYDGLKNIMKKHQLGFDDINKLFESYDKNAENVIREYCKFLGRGIRSLLAIYDSNKIILSGKITDYWSRIYPYMQKEIFENNNFYSKFNIMIIKSKFGDKSSLVGVGLINFFDLLYDKDIFS; encoded by the coding sequence ATGAAATATCAGTTATTATCAAAAGAGAAGAATTTAAAAAAGATTTTAAGAGAATGCGTAAAAAAAGAGAGATTTACAAGTATAGATATAGTTGAAAGTTTGAATCTCACTAAACCTACTGTAAATGAATCATTAGATATTTTGTTTAAGAATGATTTTATTACAAAAGAAGATTTTACTGCAGGGACAGTAGGCAGGAAAGCTCAAATTTGGAAAACAACACTTTATAAGAAGAAGTCTCTTGCAATAGATATAGATTTTAATTTAGTAAAAATTGCTATAGTTGATATGTCTGGAAATTATTCGTATTACAAAGAATATAATAAAAGCATCAACAATGATAATTTTTTTAATGTTATAAGTTTTGTAGTTAAAGATTATAGAGAAAATTTTAAAGAAGCTTGTGATATAAAAAGTTTAGGCATATCAATACCTGGTAATATTAGTTTTGATAGAAAGAATATATTATATGCTACTAATTTGGGATTAAAAAATATTAACGTAAATAATTTAGAAGAAGAACTAAATTTGGAGATAATTTTAGAAAATGAGGCTAATAGTGCAGTATTATGTGAGTTTTTTTTATCTAAGGAAACAGATAAAGATAATTACATGCTTATATCAATATCGAATTTTGGAGTAGGCGGAGGGCAGATAGTTGATGGTAAATTATTAAAGGGAGCTCATAGACTTGCAGGAGAGATTGGTCATTTTACTATCATTATGGACGGAGAACTTTGTACTTGCGGCAACAGGGGGTGTTTTGAAAGGTATGCTTCTTATGACGGACTTAAAAACATAATGAAAAAACACCAGCTTGGCTTTGATGATATTAATAAACTTTTTGAAAGTTATGATAAAAATGCAGAAAATGTTATAAGAGAATATTGTAAATTTTTAGGAAGAGGGATAAGAAGTTTGCTTGCTATATATGACTCCAATAAAATTATATTAAGCGGTAAAATAACTGATTATTGGAGTAGGATTTATCCTTATATGCAAAAAGAAATATTTGAAAATAATAACTTTTATTCAAAATTTAATATTATGATTATTAAATCGAAATTTGGCGATAAATCATCATTGGTTGGAGTTGGGCTTATAAATTTTTTTGATTTACTATATGATAAAGATATTTTTTCTTAA
- the xylA gene encoding xylose isomerase: MEYFKSVDKVSYKGKDSKDAFSFKQYNASEVIAGKTMEEWMPFAMSWWHTLAAGSSDPFGAPAATRPWNGKEALEASKMRVEAGFELMQKLGMNYFCFHDRDLAPEYKTLKETNEKLDMIVDLVQESMSKTGKKLLWATSSLFTNPRYMHGAATSPYADVYAFAAAQTKKTMDIAKKLDAKGYVFWGGREGYETLLNTNMKRELDHLAYFLSMAVEYKEKIGFKGQFFIEPKPKEPTKHQYDFDAATTLEFLYHYNLDKYFELNLEVNHATLAGHTMQHEMQVARNHGKLGSVDINYGDTFLGWDTDMFLTNVYDAVLMMVEIIKNGGLKNGGFNFDAKVRRPSHTMDDLMYAYIAGMDTLAWGLRIADKIVKDGCFDKFIEERYSSYNSGIGAKIESKATSLEELYDYALALEEKELPSGNQELLEAKLNQFIYNL; the protein is encoded by the coding sequence ATGGAATATTTTAAAAGTGTTGATAAAGTATCCTATAAAGGAAAAGATAGTAAAGATGCTTTTTCATTCAAACAATATAACGCTTCAGAAGTTATAGCAGGAAAAACTATGGAAGAATGGATGCCTTTTGCAATGAGTTGGTGGCATACATTAGCAGCTGGAAGTTCAGATCCTTTTGGAGCTCCTGCAGCAACTAGACCTTGGAATGGAAAAGAGGCTTTAGAAGCTTCTAAGATGAGAGTAGAGGCTGGATTTGAGCTTATGCAAAAATTGGGAATGAATTATTTTTGTTTCCATGATAGAGATTTAGCTCCTGAATATAAAACTCTAAAAGAGACTAATGAAAAATTAGATATGATAGTAGATTTAGTACAAGAGAGTATGTCTAAAACTGGTAAAAAACTTTTATGGGCTACTTCATCTTTATTTACAAACCCTAGATATATGCATGGTGCAGCTACAAGTCCTTATGCTGATGTGTATGCATTTGCAGCTGCTCAAACTAAAAAGACTATGGATATAGCTAAAAAATTAGATGCCAAAGGCTATGTATTTTGGGGCGGCAGAGAAGGTTATGAAACTTTACTTAATACTAATATGAAAAGAGAATTAGATCATTTAGCTTATTTCTTGTCTATGGCAGTTGAATATAAAGAAAAAATAGGATTTAAAGGACAATTCTTTATTGAACCAAAACCAAAAGAGCCAACAAAACATCAATACGATTTTGATGCGGCTACTACATTAGAGTTTTTATATCATTATAATTTGGATAAATATTTTGAGCTTAATTTGGAAGTGAATCATGCCACTTTAGCAGGACATACTATGCAGCATGAGATGCAGGTTGCTAGAAATCATGGAAAATTGGGTTCAGTTGATATTAACTATGGAGATACTTTCTTAGGTTGGGATACAGATATGTTCCTTACAAATGTTTATGATGCAGTTTTAATGATGGTAGAGATTATAAAAAACGGAGGACTAAAAAACGGAGGATTCAATTTTGATGCTAAAGTTAGAAGACCATCTCATACTATGGACGATTTAATGTATGCCTATATTGCTGGAATGGACACTTTAGCTTGGGGGTTAAGAATAGCAGATAAAATAGTTAAAGATGGATGTTTCGATAAATTCATTGAAGAAAGATATAGCTCATATAATAGCGGAATAGGCGCAAAAATAGAAAGCAAAGCAACTTCATTGGAAGAATTATATGATTATGCTCTTGCTTTAGAAGAAAAAGAACTTCCTAGCGGAAATCAGGAATTACTTGAAGCTAAATTAAATCAATTTATTTATAATCTATAA
- a CDS encoding ABC transporter substrate-binding protein, with the protein MKRIILLFISIFLFAISCADSSSADSNGKQTVTIWHYFSEPDIGAFLKYIDEYNKLQDKYFVKAQYVPREELLKQYAIGSVAGELPDIGMIDNPDQASFSKAGLFEDITDRFNAWDDNKFLEGPLNSAMYEGKIYGLPQAITCLALYYDKDAFEENNLEVPTNWTQLEEAAKVLTTADRKGIAWSGIKNEEGTFQLLPWIISAGGNINKINSPEAVKALTYLTDLVKNGYASKELLIWGQGDVEKQFNSGKAAMMINGNWMIPSVTKNAPDKNWGVAKIPMDKKYASVLGGENFTIIKGKNVEGAWDFLTWFISTEISERYCKEIGKFSPKADVNIDTMYGDDPIMKVFAEQVQYTVPRGPHTKWPEISSAIINAEHESITLNKTPQQALDEAQAKIDQINKE; encoded by the coding sequence ATGAAAAGAATTATTTTGTTATTTATCTCTATATTTTTATTTGCTATAAGTTGTGCTGATTCTTCTTCTGCAGATAGTAATGGTAAGCAGACAGTTACAATTTGGCATTATTTTTCAGAACCAGATATAGGAGCTTTTTTAAAGTACATAGATGAATATAATAAATTACAAGATAAATATTTTGTAAAAGCTCAATATGTACCAAGAGAAGAATTATTAAAACAATATGCAATAGGTTCTGTTGCAGGAGAACTTCCAGATATAGGTATGATAGATAATCCAGATCAGGCATCTTTTTCTAAAGCAGGTTTATTTGAAGATATTACAGATAGATTTAATGCTTGGGATGATAATAAATTTTTGGAAGGTCCTTTAAACTCAGCAATGTATGAAGGAAAAATATATGGGCTTCCTCAAGCTATAACTTGCTTAGCATTATATTATGATAAAGATGCTTTTGAAGAGAATAATTTAGAAGTTCCTACAAATTGGACACAATTAGAGGAAGCTGCTAAAGTTCTTACTACAGCTGATAGAAAAGGTATAGCTTGGAGCGGAATAAAGAATGAAGAAGGTACTTTCCAATTATTACCTTGGATAATATCAGCAGGCGGAAATATAAACAAAATAAATAGCCCTGAAGCTGTTAAGGCATTAACATATTTAACAGACTTAGTAAAAAATGGATATGCTAGTAAAGAATTGTTAATATGGGGACAAGGAGATGTGGAAAAACAATTTAATTCTGGTAAAGCAGCTATGATGATAAATGGAAACTGGATGATACCTTCTGTAACAAAAAATGCTCCAGATAAAAATTGGGGAGTTGCAAAAATTCCTATGGATAAGAAGTATGCTTCAGTATTAGGCGGAGAGAACTTTACTATAATTAAAGGTAAAAATGTTGAGGGTGCTTGGGATTTCTTAACTTGGTTTATAAGTACAGAAATATCAGAAAGATATTGTAAAGAAATAGGCAAATTCTCACCTAAAGCAGATGTAAATATAGATACTATGTATGGTGATGACCCTATAATGAAAGTATTTGCTGAACAAGTACAATATACTGTTCCTAGAGGTCCTCATACAAAATGGCCTGAAATATCATCTGCAATTATAAATGCTGAACATGAGAGTATTACATTAAATAAAACTCCTCAGCAGGCTTTAGATGAAGCTCAAGCTAAAATAGATCAAATTAATAAAGAGTAA
- a CDS encoding ABC transporter substrate-binding protein — translation MKKYFYLIILIVSFLLSCGAQKEEGATEGNKQVITLWHYFFEPDVTHFLAYIDKYNESQDKYFVKPQFIPREELLKQYAMGSVAGELPDIGMLDNPDQAYFSKAGLFEDITDRFNAWDDNKFLDGAINSAIYDGKIYGLPISINCLALFYDKDAFEENNLEVPTNWTQLEEAAKVLTTADRKGIAWSGIKNEEGTFQLLPWIISAGGNINKINSPECVKALTFLTDLVKNGYASQELLVLGQSDLDKSFNVGKTAMMINGPWIMASIRKNAPDKNWGVAKIPMDKQYASVLGGENFAIIKDKNIEGAWDFLTWFLSTEVSQNYCKDIEKFSPKVNVDIDTMYGDDPIMKVFADQIKYAMPRGPHPKWPEISSIIINAEHESITFNKTPQQALDEAQAKIDEINASIN, via the coding sequence ATGAAAAAATATTTTTATCTAATAATATTAATAGTATCATTTTTGCTTAGTTGCGGTGCACAAAAAGAAGAAGGTGCAACTGAAGGAAATAAACAAGTTATAACACTTTGGCATTATTTTTTTGAACCAGATGTTACACATTTTTTAGCATATATAGATAAATATAATGAGTCTCAAGATAAATATTTTGTAAAGCCTCAATTTATTCCAAGAGAAGAATTATTAAAACAGTATGCTATGGGTTCTGTTGCAGGAGAACTTCCAGATATAGGCATGTTAGATAATCCAGATCAGGCATATTTTTCTAAAGCAGGTCTTTTTGAAGATATTACAGATAGATTTAATGCTTGGGATGATAATAAATTTTTAGATGGTGCTATAAACTCCGCTATATATGATGGAAAAATATATGGTTTGCCAATATCTATAAATTGTTTAGCTTTATTTTATGATAAAGATGCTTTTGAAGAGAATAATTTAGAAGTTCCTACAAATTGGACACAATTAGAAGAAGCTGCTAAAGTTCTTACTACAGCTGATAGAAAAGGTATAGCTTGGAGCGGAATAAAGAATGAAGAAGGTACTTTCCAGTTATTACCTTGGATAATATCAGCAGGCGGAAATATAAACAAAATAAACAGCCCAGAATGTGTAAAAGCTTTAACATTTTTAACTGATTTAGTAAAAAATGGATATGCTAGTCAAGAGTTATTAGTTTTAGGTCAAAGCGATTTAGATAAATCATTTAATGTTGGAAAAACAGCTATGATGATAAACGGACCTTGGATAATGGCTTCCATAAGAAAGAATGCCCCTGATAAAAATTGGGGAGTTGCAAAAATTCCTATGGATAAACAATATGCTTCAGTGTTAGGCGGAGAGAATTTCGCTATAATTAAAGATAAAAATATTGAGGGTGCTTGGGATTTCTTAACTTGGTTCTTAAGCACAGAAGTATCTCAAAACTATTGTAAGGATATAGAAAAATTTTCTCCAAAAGTTAATGTTGATATAGATACTATGTATGGTGATGACCCTATAATGAAGGTATTTGCAGATCAAATTAAATATGCTATGCCAAGGGGTCCGCATCCTAAATGGCCTGAAATATCATCTATTATTATAAATGCTGAACATGAAAGTATTACATTTAATAAAACCCCTCAGCAGGCTTTAGATGAAGCTCAGGCTAAAATAGATGAGATAAATGCTTCTATTAATTAA
- a CDS encoding sugar ABC transporter permease: MKKNKKVNMYEMLFVIPALVYMLIFVGYPIIYNVVLSFQDTTLMNIGAASKKFIGFENYKTIFSSPVIFITIKNTLFYTIMCLIIQFSIGFLMALFFNLKFRIAGFLKGIIIISWMMPTIATALVFKFMLSETGVINNYLSILGIIKEPVLWLSNQTTAMWGLILANSWVGIPFNMLLLSTGLSNIPESIIESAKIDGAVAWQRLLFIVVPMIKPAILSVLVLGFVYTFKVFDLVFTMTAGGPVNSTEVLSTYSYLLSFKYYYFSQGASVANILALFLMVISFIYVRLTSKEEVGE; the protein is encoded by the coding sequence ATGAAAAAAAATAAAAAAGTTAATATGTATGAGATGCTATTTGTAATACCAGCACTTGTTTATATGTTGATATTTGTTGGCTACCCAATTATATATAATGTTGTGTTAAGTTTTCAAGACACTACACTTATGAATATAGGAGCTGCTTCAAAGAAATTTATAGGCTTTGAAAATTATAAGACAATATTTTCTTCTCCTGTAATCTTTATAACTATAAAAAACACATTGTTTTATACAATAATGTGCTTAATTATACAATTTTCTATTGGTTTTTTAATGGCATTATTTTTTAATTTAAAATTTAGAATAGCAGGATTTTTGAAAGGTATCATAATTATAAGCTGGATGATGCCAACAATAGCCACAGCATTAGTATTTAAATTTATGCTTTCAGAAACTGGGGTTATTAATAATTATTTGTCTATTTTAGGTATAATAAAAGAACCTGTTTTATGGCTTTCTAATCAAACTACAGCTATGTGGGGATTAATATTAGCAAATTCTTGGGTAGGTATTCCTTTTAATATGCTTTTACTATCTACAGGCCTTTCTAATATTCCGGAAAGTATTATTGAAAGTGCAAAAATAGATGGTGCTGTAGCTTGGCAAAGATTATTATTTATAGTTGTACCTATGATAAAACCTGCTATTTTATCTGTTTTAGTTCTTGGATTTGTTTATACTTTTAAAGTTTTTGACTTGGTATTTACAATGACTGCAGGCGGTCCGGTTAATTCAACTGAAGTGTTATCTACTTACTCATATTTGCTTTCTTTTAAATATTACTATTTTAGCCAAGGAGCATCTGTTGCAAATATATTGGCTTTATTTTTAATGGTTATTAGTTTTATATATGTGAGATTGACTTCAAAAGAGGAGGTAGGAGAATGA
- a CDS encoding carbohydrate ABC transporter permease produces the protein MKIKKELLREIILSAIGILITCVFLFPLLIILFSSLKTEAEIFSSNMTLLPKKIDISSYIDQFKNFNILRAFLNSFIIALFSTMLSLMLSIPCSYGLARYNIPLKKSILLVFLLTQLLPTSLILTPLFIMFTKLKLINSYVGPILATATVSIPFTILIMRTIFIKAPKELEEAGKIDGCTSFQTFIKIFLPISKPGLITAASFSFIMAWNDLIFSMTFNNNANLRPMTAGIYNFMSTYGTQWNRIMAYAVLLVLPVVVIFVLLQKYIVGGLLEGSVKG, from the coding sequence ATGAAAATAAAAAAAGAACTATTAAGAGAAATTATTTTAAGTGCTATTGGTATATTAATTACATGTGTATTTTTATTTCCACTATTAATAATACTTTTTAGCTCATTAAAAACAGAAGCTGAAATATTTTCATCAAATATGACTCTTTTACCAAAAAAAATAGATATTTCTAGTTATATAGATCAATTTAAAAATTTTAATATTTTAAGAGCGTTTTTAAATTCATTTATCATAGCTTTATTTTCTACAATGTTATCATTAATGTTGTCAATACCATGCTCTTATGGTTTGGCAAGATACAATATACCATTGAAAAAATCTATTCTTTTGGTATTTTTATTAACGCAATTATTGCCAACATCGTTAATTCTAACCCCGCTTTTTATAATGTTTACAAAATTAAAATTAATAAACTCTTATGTAGGACCTATATTGGCTACGGCTACTGTTTCAATTCCTTTTACTATACTAATAATGAGAACTATATTTATAAAAGCGCCTAAAGAACTTGAGGAGGCAGGAAAAATAGATGGATGTACTTCATTTCAAACTTTTATAAAAATATTTTTGCCAATATCAAAACCCGGATTGATAACAGCTGCATCATTTTCTTTCATAATGGCTTGGAATGATTTAATATTTTCTATGACATTTAATAACAATGCTAATTTAAGACCTATGACTGCAGGAATATATAATTTTATGTCTACTTATGGTACTCAATGGAATAGAATAATGGCTTATGCAGTTCTACTTGTATTGCCTGTGGTTGTAATTTTTGTTCTTTTACAAAAATATATAGTTGGCGGGCTTTTAGAGGGCTCTGTAAAAGGATAA